The Brachyhypopomus gauderio isolate BG-103 chromosome 2, BGAUD_0.2, whole genome shotgun sequence genome contains a region encoding:
- the LOC143487546 gene encoding uncharacterized protein LOC143487546, whose translation MAALLIWVEKNVSRTDVECVWKRAKTPKTDEIAAKRVSEMAPSTSRAGIKRPVTQHDKEWALASLSQLGRFTGMGWILSSEPPQTSLPIKTFDGLVSSPGYGQAEDKALYVLSSLAVTTEEKQQIEGATVGQAKNPLWSAYRKKRITASNFGLVLAAVQRKSYPPSLFKTLLGQYNLKEGSKACDWGILHESRAKQQYTADAGVVIQERGLFLSDSGLLGGSPDGTVSDDCIIEVKCPWSARTKTVQQAAESKRDFFLELDEETSSLKLKQTHHYWHQIQGNLHLTKANCCHLLVWTPLDLVILPVLKDLTWVLNIDILEHFYKDIFLPHILS comes from the exons ATGGCAGCCTTGTTGATTTGGGTGGAGAAAAACGTGTCCCGCACCGATGTGGAATGCGTGTGGAAAAGGGCGAAGACACCGAAAACGGACGAAATTGCAGCCAAGAGAGTATCTGAGATGGCCCCATCCACATCACGAG CTGGAATCAAAAGACCTGTCACACAACATGACAAGGAATGGGCCCTGGCATCTTTGTCACAGCTTGGGCGTTTTACTGGAATGGGGTGGATTTTGAGTTCTGAACCGCCTCAG ACATCTCTCCCCATCAAGACATTTGATGGGCTAGTGAGCAGCCCAGGTTATGGCCAGGCTGAGGACAAGGCTCTTTATGTGCTATCATCACTCGCCGTCACCACTGAGGAGAAGCAACAGATTGAGGGAGCTACAGTTGGGCAAGCAAAGAACCCATTATG GTCAGCATATCGCAAGAAACGAATCACGGCAAGCAATTTTGGTTTGGTCTTGGCAGCAGTTCAGCGGAAATCTTACcccccttccttattcaaaacactgcttggccagTACAACCTCAAAGAAGGATCTAAA GCATGTGATTGGGGAATCCTACATGAGTCGCGGGCAAAGCAGCAGTACACAGCGGACGCTGGTGTGGTGATCCAGGAGAGGGGATTGTTCCTGTCTGACAGTGGTCTACTTGGTGGATCTCCAGATGGGACAGTGTCTGATGACTGCATCATTGAGGTGAAATGCCCATGGTCCGCCAGAACTAAGACTGTCCAGCAGGCagcagagagtaagagagacttTTTTCTAGAGCTGGATGAAGAGACAAGTTCCCTCAAACTAAAACAAACTCACCACTATTGGCATCAGATCCAAGGCAACCTACATCTGACCAAAGCTAACTGTTGTCATCTACTTGTATGGACTCCTCTTGACCTGGTCATTCTCCCAGTGCTCAAAGACCTAACATGGGTGCTTAACATTGACATTCTCGAACATTTTTATAAGGATATTTTCCTACCACACATTCTAAGTTAA
- the ube2d2l gene encoding ubiquitin-conjugating enzyme E2 D2-like produces the protein MALKRIHKELTDLGRDPPAQCSAGPVGDDLFHWQATIMGPNDSPYQGGVFFLTIHFPTDYPFKPPKVAFTTRIYHPNINSNGSICLDILRSQWSPALTISKVLLSICSLLCDPNPDDPLVPEIARIYKTDNEKYNRIAREWTQKYAM, from the exons gagctgACTGACCTGGGCCGGGATCCACCTGCACAGTGTTCTGCAGGACCAGTGGGCGATGACT TGTTTCACTGGCAAGCTACTATAATGGGACCT aACGACAGTCCGTATCAAGGGGGCGTGTTTTTCCTGACCATTCATTTTCCTACAGATTATCCCTTCAAACCGCCTAAG GTTGCTTTCACCACAAGAATTTATCACCCGAATATTAACAGTAACGGCAGCATATGTTTGGACATTCTAAGATCACAGTGGTCGCCAGCATTAACTATTTCTAAAG TTCTCTTGTCCATTTGTTCTCTGTTATGTGACCCCAACCCAGACGACCCACTAGTGCCAGAGATCGCTCGCATATACAAAACAGACAACGAGAA GTACAACAGAATAGCTCGGGAATGGACTCAAAAGTATGCCATGTGA